ccatgtcagcctgcagttcaatgagttccatttggcaatcatcaggactgtcttccactgccaaatcaaaaggttgagcgaacaatttcaatctaatttcagtttgtctgaaatctggaaatctgtttgcaaactcatcacgcagcttttgtacactggttccatatttggtgcaatccagattaggaaattccagtttcctggttgcaagacatgtaaaatgggtcaatatggctcttctcaactgaacctgaaaAGTTccatttcttctcaaaagcacaaatatgctcaaacaacttattcacaagttgacttttcccttgtagttttaagtttaaatcagacagatgctgtgtaatgtctgtgaggaatgctaagtcattcagccagttctcattgctcaagaagtccacattctgacgtttgctctccatgaagaacttaatctcctctcgcagattccagaatctcttcaaagtagcagctctactaagccaacgtacagcagagaagtacaaaacatctgaatactcactgtccagctcatctaaaagttttaaattgtcgatgatttaatcctcgtgttcgaatataatttacgcattggacgacattttcatgatttctgcaaaatccagaactttggtgcacaagctctcttggtgaataatgcaatggcttacaactacgtcttgtgctccaattgcagttagaaatttcttggtgaatccatttgtcctacctgtcatggaaggagcaccatctgttgtaacaccacataatttataaggattcagttcaaacttttctacaaccttaagcacttgttcacaaatatcctgtcctgtggttgtggaggaaaggcttgccatatctaaaactcttcgaaaacatcaaagcctgcagtaacagctctgatgaaaatgagaagttgggatgtgtcattgatatcagtgctttcatccaaagccagactgaaagcttcacacgaattcaatctctctttcaaagtttctttgatgtcctctgaaagatcttttgtcctgcgtgagacagtaaagcggaaaggctagtttgttccaccaaatattttttctctggacatgcatattctgtgaatattgttaaacaatttttaataaattctccatcactgaaaggctttccttttctgccatacattcacaaagcttaaaactcagttttgtcaccagttctgaatttttcttgaaagtggtaaaaaacaccttgttgtttttcaatggatgtttttaaatgttcaattttgtcctttcgtgcctgaccaacaatttcatcaaactgggaggagtgcttagttgcgtaatgtcgcttaatattgtactctttcatgactgcaattgtagtttgacagacgaggcagaaaacatcttgattatgtgggacaacaagatattttgtgcaccattcactgttgaataaccttccctcatcatcaatttttcgtttcttaactgctgacattttactagccctgaaatcaaaacaaaaattattctcacgaaaatagcaaagtagaaaaaaacatagaatttatttacacatggaacctcttatggacagaaacacatgtttctaaattggcatcccgatcatagccttccggtacttaaattaattgagaatagcaaaatacagtgtgacctcgcctattcgcggttcgccattcgcggccccgcatattcgcgggttatgcgcgaactgcgttttttgtaggtcacagagactgaaagggcttttcgaggagatttctgttgtatttactcaatcaagccgtttttatcaattgtcgtcttcaccaaacaagattgactgctattggctgactgcctcagcttccccaacaacgcaaacggcaaagcacagcccggtaacgcacggtacaatttagtgaaatacataacagtatgcaatattgctacattattactgcatcaatgagtataagtatcattagtgtttgggaagcatttcatatagtatataatcgcatacatatacgttttaaaactgtgtccaatattcgcggtttttcgctattcgcgggagggtaaagaacgtaacccccgcgaataacgaggtcacactgtacatagaatcagatgcatctgaaagcaaaaattttaataaattcagtaaagtcacaacaatatgctaaataataatcaatttaccttcaacatcttgtagtaactgtaaaaggtaataaaattttcaccaataatgaatgacggacagcagaggttagggaaaattgtcgccagcgggcgaaggcgaggttcaggacatgacgttgagtcgtagacaatagtgctagtgcacgtcacctattcatgccctaaggaggccgaccaatcgaattcggcctgctcctctatagtaaagataattttagaagtttgtcgagtcgaagtctgggaatcccgtaggatcgatgcttttaaaaatattccatttgcgttggattacagatcaggccacatggttagattacaacaactagggccacactaaatggcttggcgagccgggttgtggcccgcgggccgcctgttgcacacccctgttctaGATAAAACTACGTAAAACTAACTTAGTAAAGTTCTACTATGACAACAACTATTTCACGTTTCACCACAGAAAAGTTAATGCCTTgacatttatatgtaaaatttgtttctttggttAAATAACGTTATAATATCCGTTTTGCTTTAATGACTGTCAGTGATTTTTAAATACGTGTTTACGTTAAAAGTCATAATAATCTGTCTGGtggtaacttttatttttcaggtaTCTTCTAAAGAATATGGACAACTTGCTATAGAAGTTCTAGAAATATTATCGAAACACTATCATTTCAAGTAAGTgaagatttttatgtttttcatttctcaCAAGTCGAATTACAACACACTATATTTTAGTAGCACCAACAATGTACATTTATTCCTAAACGTACCATTAAAATTGACAATAAAAGCACTAAaatcaaaagttaatttaattgtCAAAGCTTCACATTTTCGAATAATTATTTGCTGAATAATACTAAAACAATGTTCACTTTGATACGTCCTAAAAAAATGCAGTAATAGAAAGTGTAATGTCTCCATTTAAAATACCATTCTGTTGAGCTTCTCGTCTATTCGTAACTtccacatttttgtttaaaaatcactTAGATATACATAGAAACTTTAACTCGTTTACTACAAACGTTGCATGCGTCACAAAAAGACTTTGTAGCCTCGTCACGTCGTTACAGTCCAGTTCTTTACGACCAATCATGATCTGTTTGACAATCGAGCATCTTGACAAGAAATCTGCAAAGTAATTTCCATTACAGAAACTTTGTCGTATGAAGCTGTCATGCCCACAGCCACTCGTATTCCCTATTGTCTTTCCATAGTATATCTAATATAAGATGGtgacagttttaaaatacttctttcaACAGTTCGATCGCGCAGAAAAATTGTTGCCGCTTTTACTAGTGTGCGTTTGTATGGAATAGTATGAACAGCTGTTTCATTCTCCAACTACAATTAAACTGATATTATCAAGCATACGATAACAATTtgacataaatacataaaatattactttcgTGTTCCAAAAAGTACTGTCGATTGAATTATTAAAAGTGGATGGCACATAATAttgtgaaattattaatattcatgaaGTAGTCAAACGTGAGATCGGTGAGATTTGAACCCTCAAATAAACGGATCCTGTGAAGTTTAAAATTCCTACTAATTTCCATTCCAATTGATTGAAAACTGAGGGATATAAAGAATTCAAAACGTTCAGTCAACTGACACATCTACCCAACATGGATTCAAACTCTGCTCCGTTCCAGTTTTACTTCTCCAGAAAAAGTCTTAAAACATTAGCTAACTGCTATAAAACTTCAAGATATACTAACATATCATTATCATTTCAGATCTCTTTGAAATCTGTTACAAAATTTGAgtaaaacactaaaactggaCTACACAATAACGAAATTATAACTAATAAACTTGAGGTAACATAAGTTTTTTTTGGAAAAAGTAAAGCAAACTATATTAAAGttactaatttaatttataaaatgcgCTAGCTTACTGATTTAACCAATAAAGTAAACTGTTTACTGAGTTAACCTATATGCATACTGAtttgtatatttaacttataCGCCTATACAGTTTTATAGATTTAACCTAAGTATGTTTTACGAGTGCTTGTTTATAATTTACCTACACACTTCATGTTCTGGATTTCTCTATGACAGGTTCAAGGATGCCGAACCTTTGGCTCAGACTTTTGGAGTTCGTTTAGATAATGGAAGCTGGACTGGACTTATGAAACAGCTGCACGGAAAGGTATAAACCAAATAAGACTTGTATGCTTATGTTGCCTTAAGTCGCATTTGACTTTTATGGCATTAGATAATTTCAATTATAACTGATTTGCTCGTCTCAGTACTATCAGTGTCGTTTAAGGATTGCAACGTGTGTAgagaaactgaaataatattaaaaaatcacaatatttGTAGCAGTACTGTACTAATACAGCAGCAACTTAAACCAGCATCCATTGCATTCGCAACAGAAATTTTTACTCAGTTTCCTTTACACCGTGTGTGTTATTGGGCATAGTCCTATCGAAATATCGTTACATCTTCCACTGTACCTCAACTATAATCAAATTTGTTTAAGGAAAAACATGTACGGTGTTATTACAGTATCGCTAAAATTATAGCGATATGTTGATATTGTACAAATCGCAATATTTGTAGAGATACTGTACTATTACCAAGAACTGTAACATTTGTAGCGATATTGTACTATTACCAAGAACTGTAACATTTGTAGAGATACTGTACTATTACCAAGAACTGTAACATTTGTAGAGATACTGTACTATTACCAAGAACTGTAACATTTTTAGCGATACTGTACTATTACCAAGAACTGTAACATTTGTAGAGATACTGTACTTTTACCAAGAACTGTAACATTTGTAGCGATACTGTACTAATATCaaaatttacaatgttttaacCAACACTGTACTAATAcaaaaattttattcatttttttatcttcAGCAATACTGCTAGTCGCGTAAATACAATTAACGTTCTTTCTTTCCTAAGATCTAAATATTagcaataaactaaacattatagCTTCTATATTGTTACTAACATCAAAGAGTCAAGTGACTTTTAATAGATTTTATAATTATGAGACAATTTCATTActataaaacttgtataaaacaaataaaaactctgCGAAGACTTGGCTTCGAATCCGGTCTAGTCTCAAGTTCTTTACAAAATTTCTCAGctgtaaaacagttttttttaatcaatataaaatatgttagtttatttattatatttggttATTACATAAAAGGAAAAAGTAGTATAATATTTTCAGGAAACCGATATTGGTGCCACCTTGCTGTCGTGGACTGTAGAACGAGAACGTGCGGTAGATTTTACACTTACAATTCTCACAGACGATATTACGTTTCTTCTGAATGCGCCGTCGACCTCAAAAAGATTTGACGCCATTTTGCGATTGTTTAAGTTAGAGGTTAGTCAGACTGTAACAAAACACTGAATTTCAATTCACTGTTCTTGTTTTTAATACAACAGTCTTCTAAATGTCTGgaaacattttcagttatttcatAGTAAAACTATCTGAGGTCCTTAAATAAGTTTAGTTTAGTAGGATAAGAGTAAGGTGCTATAAGGTACAAATAAGTTACTGTTTatgtaaacacataaaatattaatgcatTCATAACAGTAGCCTTTACTCAGTTTCCTTTACACCGTGTATGTTATTGGGCATAGTCCTATCGAAATAAGTCACTGATGTTTCGTCACATCTTCCACTGTACCTTATCTATAACCAAATTTGTATGCATAtccatgtgtttgttttattaaacatatttactaCCCTaagaatgtatatataatatatataaatataaaagtggtTGTTTTACACAATGACTATCTGCTTATAGGACCCTAGCAATCATTGGATTAGGTCACCTCTTGTTGTGATAATAAATTGGACTCCAGATGACGTAAAAAGTCTTGAACTGTTGCAaccaatataaaacaaaatccaaTCTGATAGACTGCGATGAAAACTTTATTCTAAAAACGTATCAAAAGAAAGATGCTTCTGGCATCAGCAATTACTATCATACTAACAAGGAGATTCGAAAAGCATAAGCCAAAAataggaataaataaatatatttgagtaATCATTAccaattgttttattgtttataataacatgttaGTTAATGTGACATGAAAATCACCAAAGAATCTTCAAGTTCAGTTTCCTTATTTTTTCATAACAGTACTTTTTATGAAAATGTGAGTccttatttttttcataacagtACTTTTTATGAAAATGTGAGCAAAATGACTTGAATTTCTCTGTATTCTTGTTAGTTATGGCTTCTCTACATTACGTTAGCAGTCGTTATTGGAGCTTGTACTACCGTTTCTTGGATCTTCAGTCAACAATACTGTCaagaaaacagtgaacacaaatgTTCGTGTAAATGGGAAATAGCTGACTGGTCTTTCTGGTCGGCTCTAAAGGGATTGGTTTGGCAGGGTaagttttatatgtgtattttaatacattcttaaTTAGCCTTACCATCCTGATCGCGCACTAACAAAGGAATCTTTGTTTTATCAGagtttttaaatctattttatatACTCTGAGCACGAGAAAGCCAATCCGAAATTCGTCCATAGTTTGTTACCTACGTTATTTTTATAACCTTGGAACTTAAACCCACAGATGCTCAGTGTTTCAAAAcgttgacatttacatcactagtACCACTTTACTGATATAATACAGCTCAAagacatttttactttatttttaattgtttaaacataAGTTCAAGACATACGGAAAACACGGAAGACACTCCTTGAAGGGTCCTAAGAGTGCATGTTGAATTTCGTTGAAATCGGTGAAAcacttaaaatatgaaaaatatacacacaaacgATATtcctgttttataaatatatatataattacttcaaGTGCGTGGTTTCATTCCccgtagtggacacagcagataacccgatatgATTTTGTTGTAAACCACTAACTTATACAAACTATAGAAGAAGTACAATGACAGGATTTTGTCAGTTATAAATAGAGAGAGAGGCAacaaggtattatatatatatatgtattagatCAAATAGAAAACATTACGGGCTGTCAAAATTaactattcaaaaacaaaataaagcttaAAGAGTcaaaattacttcattaaaaagaacaaataatcggatactttaataaactgacatATTCGTTTTTTAAAACAcgatttttttctctctctttttttgtcTCCGTAAGTTACTTATGATTAAGTATAAGTTCATACAGTAGTCTAACGAAAGTAAGTTAATTTCGTTAATTCTACCTCTACCACCGAAAAAAAAATACtggtgatgttttgtttttttagatccGGAGAAAACTCCAAATTTTACAGCACCAAGAATTATTCTAGGAAGCTGGTGGTTTGTTACTTTACTAGTTCTTAGTGTGTACATTGGAAACATCCGGGCATTCCTTAACGTTAAAACGGCAGAAGAACCTATAGACTCTGTAGAAGAAGCTTTGGAAAAGGACATCCATTTACTCTTTAACCCTTATTCGTCCACATCCGACTTTTTAAAGGTATTTGTTCTATTTTGGTTAAACAGTAAAGAAATGTAACAGTTTATAAAACGTACAACAAATTTAAATGTTGAGTTCCGCTGTACAAAGTTCACATGTTTACATACGTTTAGTGTCACTACATCAAAAAGTCAATAACAAGCAAGGCTTGACCTTTATTATGCATCTCTGTATttgacatatttaaaaaataataatgaacataAACCAGCACACTCTAACCAGAGTAAAAATTCGACTTTGTCAGGTAGCTCAGCAAGAAGTCATCTCACTGTTCTTACTACCTTGGTGCTACGaatattttatctataattaAGAATGACTTAGCAGATGCTGTAACAATCACATAACTGTGATGTGTTCCTGTTATTTTGTAGTAGATTTACTCTGTCTTATACACTTTGAATTAAGTGTTAACACAAACTACCTTGTAGAATATACTTTAAGACACATATTTTGATATCTTAACCTTCCTGGTTGGTTTCGCATTGCGTGGTCTTCTTTTGTCTTATTATGgaacattactgtaatatatagaTAGGTCGagtgcattatattaaaacgtGTTTGATCGTACTATATGCGAAGGCtgttcctctcaacaataacccTGCAGCTTTGTTTACGTAATTAAAGCCTTCGTCATGCTGTCTGTCCAAAGCACACCACACATCACTGTTCCATACTgctttccataattcatctaATACACAAGGACATAGATCCATAAATACTACGTCCGATAACTTGATTAACATGTCTTTGTGTGAAATAACATGAAAACTCGTTTCTTTTTCCGTCTCTTTGAGATAAGTAACAGTTGAACATATATATCATGAAAGCAACTTATATAAACGTAAGTTGTATTGCTTTTCCAACGGAGatccttttttattatgttgtgtgCTGTTGCCTGACACAGTTGGTTTAATGTTTCTATTGATTTTTGTATTCGTAGATCCCTAGTTGTAACAATATGTCGGATTCTGCTGCCACAGTTGTTGTAAAATTTGTGATAAGTCTTCTTTTGAGTGCTGCTAGTACCCCTGTTGGTTCTTAAgtctttgtttttcaaaaccaTTAACTACAAGGGATATATCAATGTTAGAAATTCTAAATTCCCGATCTGACACATTTTTATGATCTGAATTTTGCTTCCGATAATCCTGTTACGTATCCTTACcctaaaacaattatttttcgaTTTCATCACACAACCTACGTAACGCTAATGTAATCTTGATGTATTCGATTCCACTACAGATTGCTTATTTGCACATAGGACATCATTTTAATATAAGCACGAATTAGAAAAAAAAGGCGAGCATTATAAATATAGAAGTATTTAGTGCTTTAATTAGATTACTTTGGATTATTCAACGATTAATTAATACCACGTTATTTATTTGGCAGTATTCAcctaatgaagtatataaaaaagCTTGGAAGAATAATATTGAACGTAATATCAAGCAGTGGAGCTCAGAAGAAAACGTGATTCTGAATAAAGTTCTAAGGGGAAGTGCCTTTATCAGCGAACGTTCGTACTCACTAAAGTTTCAGCAAGGATACAATAACAGTGACGTTTGTCCATTCTACATGTCTTCAGAACAGATTTCCAAAGTTTACACCTGTATTGGTCTCCAGAAGTCAAGTCCTCTTAGAAACGTGCTAAATGAAGGGTATGTTAAGCTTACTTTTTACTTTA
Above is a genomic segment from Tachypleus tridentatus isolate NWPU-2018 chromosome 11, ASM421037v1, whole genome shotgun sequence containing:
- the LOC143232429 gene encoding glutamate receptor ionotropic, kainate 1-like, encoding MNKLELAVHRYLAPQRRKSLGILKELVIKTLHQSGTLVSIYNTNQIRLLAPPDHTALYSPNHRVVLWIVNDLRSSASVLQQLKDHLVLSIKSKLIILSSGNISQEILDVVTEGDKVLYIDSSHMFNTTSVYINIRSLRWTSKGKAFFKSVCPRSTSSAFMWQSVQMFSSTRNFKGRTFSVSYPVSSKEYGQLAIEVLEILSKHYHFKFKDAEPLAQTFGVRLDNGSWTGLMKQLHGKETDIGATLLSWTVERERAVDFTLTILTDDITFLLNAPSTSKRFDAILRLFKLELWLLYITLAVVIGACTTVSWIFSQQYCQENSEHKCSCKWEIADWSFWSALKGLVWQDPEKTPNFTAPRIILGSWWFVTLLVLSVYIGNIRAFLNVKTAEEPIDSVEEALEKDIHLLFNPYSSTSDFLKYSPNEVYKKAWKNNIERNIKQWSSEENVILNKVLRGSAFISERSYSLKFQQGYNNSDVCPFYMSSEQISKVYTCIGLQKSSPLRNVLNEGIKRLKSAGLIEYLRKKMFTKQTISKDLCTPAVSSLQENNELLPLTLNNVGVTFIILLTGYFVSTAVFYVECTVYNRRKKKTK